The Flavobacterium marginilacus genome window below encodes:
- a CDS encoding GNAT family N-acetyltransferase, with product MITISEAVNSDIKTIQDIVYKTWPITYGEILSAEQLQYMLDLFYSDEALTAQFDEKQQLFHLITEEETVLGFIGIEHHYQKENKTKIHKIYILPETQGRGIGRIAVEAVEKLALENNSDSLLLNVNRFNKALNFYQKIGFEVFEEVNIEIGNGYLMEDFVMIKKL from the coding sequence ATGATTACAATTTCAGAAGCTGTAAACAGCGATATAAAAACAATTCAGGATATTGTTTATAAAACCTGGCCTATAACGTATGGCGAAATTTTATCTGCAGAGCAATTACAGTACATGCTGGATTTGTTTTATTCTGACGAAGCATTAACAGCTCAGTTTGATGAAAAACAACAGCTGTTTCATTTAATTACCGAAGAAGAAACTGTTTTAGGATTTATCGGAATTGAACATCATTATCAGAAAGAGAATAAGACAAAAATTCATAAGATTTATATTCTGCCCGAAACCCAAGGCAGAGGAATAGGAAGAATTGCTGTTGAAGCTGTCGAAAAACTGGCTTTAGAAAATAATTCCGATTCCCTTTTACTAAACGTAAACCGATTCAATAAAGCTTTAAATTTCTACCAGAAAATTGGTTTTGAAGTTTTTGAAGAAGTCAATATCGAAATCGGGAATGGTTATCTCATGGAAGATTTTGTTATGATTAAAAAGCTGTAA
- a CDS encoding sensor histidine kinase, with amino-acid sequence MKKIFYLLVFVYSLSIAQSKKIIEDPAANGYFVLNKVSVRVENNFIMGHDKGNHELFTNLSHRELYFSVFGEKINLKVTDFKGNIIGELYIDTLKTNKDLYRIENLEVQILKNNKIVKKWTSVQQSISYSENIVFDKKTYFEKGYLPYTDSLVNGDKLLILFRQKGKESFLKLHFEKKEGARKPFIIMSNSNDLNKTVSFENFIQESIDRLHKNRFLDKSNFYDAWPEDFAQTMAGRHFKGEKYCLVFRKPNGKKRTYDSFEYRNTVNAKTGEWTKSNGFIFLDLNESGAEYKLEIRYKDDPKYVAVYKFNTEPDWYQTLWFKIVIGMFFLLIFSVVYIIWMRRMTERKRLEQKSKIKMLYAQLNPHFVFNALGSIQGLLNDNQIEKANLYLAGFGSLLRNTLTSSENETQSVENEIKSINNYIELEQLRNPFSYRLIIDEKVNVHETQTLPLLMQPLIENAIKHGISNKEKAEITVTISKKADDLLFELADNGKGFDILAEQKGFGLKLVKERIELFNQSTKKMKIDMKIQSSSSGTHIIIRYKNWLKND; translated from the coding sequence ATGAAAAAAATCTTTTACTTATTAGTGTTTGTTTATTCACTAAGTATTGCACAATCAAAAAAAATAATTGAGGATCCTGCAGCTAATGGCTATTTTGTTTTAAACAAAGTATCTGTTCGAGTTGAAAATAATTTTATCATGGGGCATGATAAAGGAAATCATGAGCTTTTTACTAATTTATCACATAGGGAATTATATTTTTCGGTATTTGGAGAAAAAATTAATCTTAAGGTAACTGATTTTAAGGGGAATATTATAGGGGAATTATACATTGATACTCTCAAAACAAATAAGGATTTATATAGAATTGAAAATCTTGAAGTTCAGATTTTAAAAAATAATAAAATCGTAAAAAAATGGACTTCAGTCCAACAATCAATAAGTTATAGTGAAAATATTGTTTTTGATAAAAAAACATATTTTGAAAAAGGCTACCTTCCTTACACAGATTCACTAGTTAACGGAGATAAACTGTTAATTTTATTTAGACAAAAAGGAAAAGAAAGTTTTTTGAAGCTGCATTTTGAGAAGAAAGAAGGTGCTAGAAAACCTTTTATTATAATGTCAAATTCCAATGATTTAAATAAAACGGTAAGTTTTGAAAATTTTATTCAGGAATCTATAGACAGATTACATAAAAACAGGTTTTTAGATAAATCAAATTTTTATGATGCCTGGCCTGAAGATTTTGCTCAAACAATGGCGGGCAGGCATTTCAAAGGGGAAAAATATTGCTTGGTTTTTAGAAAGCCCAATGGTAAAAAAAGAACTTATGATAGTTTTGAATATCGGAATACTGTAAATGCAAAAACAGGTGAATGGACAAAGTCGAATGGTTTCATTTTTCTGGATTTGAATGAATCTGGTGCCGAGTATAAGCTTGAAATCCGTTACAAAGACGATCCGAAATATGTCGCCGTTTATAAATTCAATACAGAACCCGATTGGTACCAGACACTATGGTTTAAAATTGTCATTGGAATGTTTTTTCTATTAATTTTTTCAGTTGTTTACATCATTTGGATGAGAAGAATGACTGAAAGAAAACGATTGGAACAAAAGTCAAAAATAAAAATGCTTTATGCACAGCTTAATCCGCATTTTGTATTCAATGCTTTGGGTTCAATTCAGGGTCTGCTTAATGATAATCAGATAGAAAAAGCAAATCTATATTTGGCTGGTTTTGGTTCACTGCTTAGAAATACGCTTACTTCTAGTGAAAATGAAACACAGAGTGTTGAAAATGAAATAAAAAGCATTAACAATTATATTGAATTAGAGCAGTTGCGAAATCCTTTCTCGTATCGTTTAATCATCGATGAAAAGGTAAATGTTCACGAAACGCAAACACTTCCTCTTTTGATGCAGCCTTTGATAGAAAATGCGATAAAACACGGAATTTCAAATAAAGAAAAAGCAGAAATAACAGTTACCATTTCAAAAAAAGCAGATGATTTACTATTTGAGTTAGCCGATAATGGAAAAGGTTTTGATATTTTAGCAGAGCAGAAAGGTTTTGGTTTAAAACTCGTTAAAGAAAGAATTGAGTTATTTAATCAATCTACGAAAAAGATGAAAATTGATATGAAAATCCAAAGTAGTTCATCTGGTACACACATTATTATCCGTTATAAAAACTGGCTGAAAAATGATTAA
- a CDS encoding LytR/AlgR family response regulator transcription factor, translated as MIKGIIIDDEQNNITNLQRLLEKYCPEITIIGSSSDADKGIELIKNSHPDLVFLDIQMPEKNGFQVLQELNSYDFEVIFVTAFSQYGIQAIKFSAIDYLLKPIDIEELKKAIAKTSEKLKHKNQNLQLQNLLHHLKENNNSSDHRIAISSLKEIRFVYVKNIVRCESENSYTLFYTDEGETIISTVPLYEYDEMLCVYGFIRCHQSHLVNKKHVKSLLKEDNYTLLLYDQNRIPVSRNKKDLVKKALV; from the coding sequence ATGATTAAAGGAATCATCATCGACGACGAACAAAACAATATTACCAATCTACAGCGGTTACTGGAAAAATATTGCCCAGAAATAACGATTATTGGTTCTTCGTCTGATGCTGACAAAGGAATAGAGCTTATTAAAAATAGTCATCCTGATCTGGTTTTTCTGGATATTCAAATGCCGGAGAAGAATGGTTTTCAGGTTTTACAGGAACTCAATTCGTATGATTTTGAAGTAATATTTGTAACTGCTTTCAGCCAGTATGGAATTCAGGCGATTAAATTTTCGGCAATTGATTATCTTTTGAAACCAATCGATATTGAAGAGTTAAAAAAAGCAATTGCAAAAACAAGCGAAAAGCTGAAACATAAAAATCAAAATCTGCAGCTTCAGAATTTACTTCATCATCTGAAAGAAAACAATAATAGTTCCGATCATCGCATTGCTATTTCATCGCTTAAAGAAATCCGTTTTGTATATGTTAAAAATATAGTTCGTTGCGAAAGCGAAAACAGCTATACATTATTTTATACCGATGAAGGTGAAACGATAATTTCTACTGTGCCTCTTTATGAATACGATGAAATGCTTTGTGTTTATGGGTTTATTCGCTGTCATCAGTCCCATTTGGTGAATAAAAAACATGTAAAAAGCCTGCTTAAAGAAGATAATTACACTTTGCTGCTTTATGACCAGAATCGGATTCCCGTTTCCCGTAATAAGAAAGATCTGGTCAAAAAAGCTCTAGTCTGA
- a CDS encoding VOC family protein, whose amino-acid sequence METSHIYPGAYSLNAYIAVKGCNEAIEFYKKAFGAIERGRLLMPDGKIGHAEISIEGSLLMLSEENSDWGNVSPKTIGGNPLTFGLYVKDSDAVFQKAIDAGATVLMPMKDEFYGDRGGQLLDPFGYKWMIATHKEDVSFEEMQKRFDEMFQ is encoded by the coding sequence ATGGAAACATCACACATTTATCCGGGGGCTTATTCATTGAATGCTTATATAGCAGTAAAAGGATGCAATGAGGCTATAGAATTTTACAAAAAAGCTTTTGGCGCAATAGAGCGGGGCAGATTATTAATGCCCGACGGAAAAATTGGCCATGCAGAAATAAGTATCGAAGGCTCTTTATTGATGCTGTCTGAAGAGAACAGCGATTGGGGAAATGTAAGTCCAAAAACTATTGGCGGTAATCCTTTAACTTTTGGTTTGTATGTTAAGGATTCTGATGCGGTGTTTCAGAAAGCAATTGATGCCGGCGCAACAGTTTTAATGCCTATGAAAGATGAGTTTTATGGCGATAGAGGTGGGCAGTTATTAGATCCTTTTGGGTACAAATGGATGATAGCCACTCATAAAGAAGATGTAAGTTTTGAAGAGATGCAGAAACGGTTTGATGAAATGTTTCAATAA
- a CDS encoding pentapeptide repeat-containing protein has protein sequence MPEYFFDQEYNSYTYGSDEVNFKEFENCTFNNCTFSACSFIDVTFIDCVFNDCIFSQSKINHVALRTVTFYRCEIKEVNFAMCSKLIFEVRFFDCVLDFSKFYTLKIKGTPFINCSLIAVDFMAADLTEVLFENCDLYRAEFAKANANKANFKTSRHYTIDPKTTKLKKAIFSLEGLKGLLYKHDIIVN, from the coding sequence ATGCCCGAATATTTTTTCGATCAAGAATATAACAGTTATACTTATGGCTCAGATGAAGTCAATTTCAAGGAATTTGAAAACTGTACGTTTAATAACTGCACATTTTCTGCCTGCAGTTTTATAGATGTTACTTTCATCGACTGCGTTTTTAACGACTGTATTTTCAGCCAGAGCAAAATAAATCATGTAGCTTTGAGAACAGTAACTTTCTACCGGTGTGAAATCAAGGAAGTTAATTTTGCGATGTGCAGCAAACTCATTTTTGAAGTCCGTTTTTTTGACTGCGTATTGGATTTTTCTAAATTTTATACGCTGAAAATAAAAGGAACGCCTTTTATCAACTGCAGCTTGATTGCAGTCGATTTTATGGCTGCAGATCTGACGGAAGTGCTTTTTGAAAACTGTGATTTATACCGCGCCGAATTTGCGAAAGCCAATGCAAATAAAGCCAATTTCAAGACCAGCAGACATTATACAATTGATCCAAAAACGACCAAATTAAAGAAAGCCATTTTCTCATTGGAAGGACTAAAAGGACTGCTTTATAAACATGACATAATAGTAAACTGA
- a CDS encoding efflux RND transporter periplasmic adaptor subunit yields MKRIIVFTGLIAVLSLASCTSKKEEKEEAETFEVTNPVKIDTSFTKQYVSQIRSVRNIEIRAQEKGFLQNIYVDEGQFVKAGQVLFRIMPKVYEAELLGAQAEEKAAEIELKNAKTLADKNIVSKNEQAVAQAKLDQAKAEVALAKVHLSFTEIRAPFDGTIDRIPKKLGSLIDEGELLTSLSDNSQMFAYFNVSEPEYLDYETNVKGRAQNRVGLLLANGTTFKEKGNVEVIESEFDNETGNIAFRARFSNPSKLLKHGQTGKVLMESPLHNVIVIPQKATYEIQDKKYVFVVDKNDVVSSREIIIKGEIPDLYMIDSGITVNDKILLEGVQKVKDNDKVHYKYVAPQEVITHLRLKAE; encoded by the coding sequence ATGAAGAGAATTATCGTTTTCACGGGCTTAATTGCCGTGTTGTCCCTTGCAAGCTGTACAAGCAAGAAAGAAGAAAAAGAAGAAGCTGAAACTTTTGAAGTTACTAATCCTGTAAAGATTGACACTTCATTTACTAAGCAGTATGTTTCCCAAATCCGCTCTGTCCGAAACATTGAAATCAGAGCTCAAGAGAAAGGATTTCTGCAGAATATTTATGTTGATGAAGGTCAGTTTGTAAAAGCCGGCCAGGTATTGTTCCGCATTATGCCAAAAGTCTATGAAGCAGAATTATTAGGTGCACAGGCAGAAGAAAAAGCGGCTGAAATTGAACTTAAAAATGCTAAAACATTAGCAGATAAAAATATAGTTTCAAAAAATGAACAGGCTGTTGCCCAAGCCAAATTAGATCAGGCAAAAGCCGAAGTTGCTCTTGCAAAAGTGCATTTATCATTTACCGAAATCAGAGCTCCGTTTGACGGAACTATCGACAGAATTCCAAAGAAACTGGGAAGTCTTATTGATGAAGGAGAATTACTTACCAGCCTTTCCGACAACAGTCAGATGTTTGCTTATTTTAATGTTTCTGAGCCTGAATATCTGGATTACGAAACCAATGTTAAAGGAAGAGCTCAAAACAGAGTTGGTCTGCTTTTAGCTAATGGTACTACATTTAAAGAAAAAGGAAATGTTGAAGTTATCGAAAGTGAATTTGATAACGAAACTGGAAACATTGCTTTCAGAGCAAGATTCTCTAATCCAAGTAAATTATTGAAACACGGACAAACCGGAAAGGTACTGATGGAATCTCCGCTTCATAATGTAATTGTGATTCCGCAGAAAGCTACTTATGAAATTCAGGACAAAAAATATGTTTTTGTTGTAGATAAAAATGATGTGGTTAGCTCTAGAGAAATTATAATTAAAGGAGAAATTCCAGATTTATATATGATTGACAGCGGGATTACTGTAAATGATAAAATCTTGCTGGAGGGTGTTCAGAAGGTGAAAGATAATGATAAAGTTCACTATAAGTATGTTGCGCCTCAGGAAGTTATTACTCATTTGCGTTTAAAAGCAGAATAG
- a CDS encoding efflux RND transporter permease subunit, whose protein sequence is MFDKFIQRPVMSIVISLIIVFLGVLSVMNLPITQFPSISPPMVNITADYPGSNGELMIKSVVIPLERALNGVPGMKYMTSDAGNDGEASIQVVFNLGTDPNQAAINVQNRVASVTNKLPPLVVREGVKITREVPSMLMYVNLFSTDKNTDQKFLYNYADINVLSELKRVNGIGSGDILGTREYAMRIWLKPDRMLAYKISAEEVMEALSSQSLEASPGKTGEASGKRSQAFEYVLKYSGRFTTKEQYGNIILKSNPNGEILRLKDVANIEFGSSMYDIYSNLNGRPSAAIVLKQSFGSNANQVIEDLKAKLETIKKKFPKGMDYEISYDVSKFLDASIEKVIHTLIEAFILVGLVVFLFLGDWRSTVIPAIAVPVSLIGTFAFMQFFDISLNLITLFALVLAIGIVVDDAIVVIEAVHAKMEEKHLSALKATKEAMHEISGAIIAITFLMVAVFIPVTFMSGPVGMFYRQFSITMVTAIVLSGVVALTLTPALCAMMLTNNHGAPKKRTPINRFVDGFNNMFNLTQTKYQNVLGKIVNRRAVTIVVLLGFCAGTWFVSSTVPSGFIPNEDQGMFYAIIQTPPGSSLERTNDISVKLQKIAETVEGVQSVSSLAGYEILTEGTGSNAGTCLINLKNWSDRKHSVQEVMTELEEKSKDIPGANIEFFQPPAVPGYGAAGGFELRLLDKTGSGDYKKMEKINSDFVKELNKRPELSNVFSFYSASFPQFMMKVDNDLAQQKGVSIENAMNTLSTLVGSNYEISFIKYGINYKVIVQAAPEYRALPEDILKLYVKNNRDEMVPFSAFMKLEKVYGLSEITRHNMYTSTEISGAAAPGYSSGTAIKVIQEVAAEKLPRGYDIDWAGISADEVAQGNQAIWVFLICLGFVYLVLAAQYESFILPFSVILSLPAGIFGAFLLLKFTGLENNIYAQVAMVMLIGLLGKNAVLIVEFAIQKHAAGKSVLEAAMEGSKARFRPILMTSFAFIAGLLPLAFATGPGKIGNRTIGTAAAGGMLIGTICGVFIIPGLYYVFGRIAERFTYVKNQKENPLTEEFDDNHAV, encoded by the coding sequence ATGTTTGATAAATTTATACAAAGACCAGTTATGTCGATAGTAATATCGCTTATAATTGTCTTTTTAGGGGTGCTGTCGGTGATGAATCTGCCGATCACCCAATTTCCGTCCATATCACCGCCAATGGTGAATATTACTGCAGATTATCCTGGTTCTAATGGTGAGCTGATGATCAAATCGGTTGTTATTCCGTTAGAAAGAGCACTAAACGGTGTTCCGGGAATGAAATACATGACTTCTGATGCAGGAAATGACGGTGAAGCCAGTATTCAAGTGGTATTCAACTTAGGAACTGATCCTAACCAAGCCGCTATCAACGTGCAGAACCGTGTGGCTTCGGTTACCAATAAACTGCCACCGCTGGTAGTAAGGGAAGGTGTGAAAATTACCCGTGAGGTTCCGAGTATGCTTATGTACGTGAATCTTTTCAGTACCGATAAAAATACAGATCAGAAGTTCTTATACAATTATGCCGATATCAATGTTTTGTCCGAATTGAAAAGGGTAAACGGTATTGGTTCGGGAGATATTTTAGGGACACGTGAATATGCAATGCGTATCTGGCTGAAACCGGACCGAATGCTTGCTTATAAAATTTCGGCAGAGGAGGTAATGGAAGCATTATCCAGCCAGAGTTTGGAAGCTTCGCCAGGGAAAACAGGTGAAGCCTCAGGAAAACGTTCTCAGGCATTTGAGTATGTATTGAAATATTCAGGAAGGTTTACGACCAAAGAACAGTACGGTAATATCATTTTGAAATCCAATCCGAATGGCGAAATTTTACGTTTGAAAGACGTTGCCAACATTGAATTTGGAAGTTCGATGTATGATATTTACTCAAACTTGAACGGAAGACCTTCAGCAGCTATCGTACTGAAACAGTCTTTTGGAAGTAATGCCAATCAAGTTATTGAAGATTTGAAAGCCAAATTAGAAACCATCAAGAAAAAATTCCCAAAAGGAATGGATTATGAAATTTCGTATGACGTTTCTAAATTCCTTGATGCTTCTATCGAAAAAGTAATCCATACCTTGATTGAAGCGTTTATTCTGGTAGGATTAGTTGTGTTCCTTTTCTTGGGTGACTGGCGTTCTACCGTTATTCCAGCGATTGCAGTACCGGTTTCGTTAATCGGAACTTTTGCGTTCATGCAGTTTTTTGATATTTCGCTGAACTTAATTACGTTGTTTGCATTGGTTCTGGCAATCGGAATTGTCGTCGATGATGCGATTGTGGTTATCGAAGCCGTCCATGCCAAGATGGAGGAAAAACATCTCTCAGCTTTGAAAGCAACTAAAGAAGCAATGCACGAGATTTCGGGAGCTATTATTGCGATTACATTCCTGATGGTGGCCGTATTTATTCCTGTTACATTTATGTCTGGGCCTGTTGGGATGTTTTACAGACAGTTCTCTATTACAATGGTAACAGCGATTGTTCTTTCTGGTGTTGTGGCATTGACATTAACTCCGGCACTCTGCGCGATGATGCTGACCAATAATCACGGAGCACCGAAAAAGAGAACACCAATAAACCGATTTGTGGATGGTTTTAATAATATGTTTAATCTTACGCAGACAAAATATCAAAATGTACTTGGAAAAATTGTAAACAGAAGAGCTGTTACTATTGTGGTGCTTTTAGGATTCTGTGCAGGAACTTGGTTTGTGAGCAGTACTGTTCCTTCAGGATTTATTCCAAATGAAGATCAGGGGATGTTTTATGCTATTATTCAAACGCCTCCAGGTTCATCATTGGAAAGAACAAATGACATTTCTGTAAAACTTCAAAAAATTGCCGAAACTGTAGAAGGCGTACAGTCCGTTTCTTCATTGGCAGGTTATGAAATTTTGACAGAAGGTACTGGATCGAATGCAGGAACCTGTTTGATCAATCTTAAAAACTGGAGCGACCGTAAGCATTCTGTGCAGGAGGTAATGACCGAATTGGAAGAAAAATCAAAAGACATTCCAGGTGCTAATATCGAATTTTTCCAGCCGCCAGCGGTACCAGGATATGGAGCTGCGGGAGGATTTGAGCTTCGTTTATTAGACAAAACGGGTTCAGGCGATTACAAGAAAATGGAGAAGATTAACAGCGATTTTGTTAAAGAACTCAACAAACGTCCTGAGTTATCGAATGTATTCAGTTTTTACAGTGCCAGTTTCCCTCAGTTTATGATGAAAGTCGATAATGACTTGGCACAGCAAAAAGGTGTATCTATCGAAAACGCGATGAATACCTTATCTACGCTGGTGGGAAGTAACTACGAAATCAGTTTCATTAAATACGGAATCAACTATAAAGTTATCGTTCAGGCGGCTCCGGAATACCGCGCTCTGCCAGAGGATATTTTAAAACTGTATGTAAAAAACAACCGTGATGAAATGGTTCCTTTCTCAGCTTTCATGAAATTGGAAAAAGTGTACGGTCTTTCGGAAATTACGAGACATAATATGTATACTTCTACAGAGATCAGTGGTGCTGCAGCTCCTGGATACAGCTCGGGAACTGCGATTAAAGTTATTCAGGAAGTGGCAGCCGAAAAATTGCCTAGAGGATATGACATTGATTGGGCAGGTATTTCTGCCGATGAGGTGGCACAGGGAAATCAGGCAATCTGGGTATTCCTTATCTGTTTAGGTTTCGTTTACTTGGTTTTGGCAGCACAATACGAAAGTTTCATTCTGCCTTTCTCAGTAATCTTGTCATTGCCTGCAGGTATATTTGGCGCTTTCCTTTTACTGAAATTTACAGGTTTGGAAAACAATATTTACGCTCAGGTTGCAATGGTAATGCTTATTGGTTTACTGGGTAAAAATGCTGTTTTGATTGTAGAATTTGCCATTCAGAAACATGCGGCAGGAAAATCGGTGCTGGAAGCTGCTATGGAAGGTTCCAAAGCAAGGTTCCGTCCTATCTTGATGACATCATTTGCGTTTATTGCCGGATTGCTTCCGTTAGCTTTTGCGACTGGTCCAGGTAAAATTGGTAACAGAACCATTGGTACTGCAGCGGCAGGAGGAATGCTTATAGGTACAATCTGCGGTGTATTCATAATTCCTGGACTGTATTATGTTTTCGGTCGAATAGCTGAAAGATTTACCTACGTAAAAAATCAAAAAGAAAATCCATTAACTGAAGAATTTGATGATAATCATGCAGTATAA
- a CDS encoding TolC family protein, which produces MIIMQYNKSFKYIVPLGICLAVASCTPVLSPLAEKKAVPQSFDKSTDTTNISATPWRTYFKDPNLVNLIDTALKNNQELQITLQEIEIAKNDIRVKKGLLLPQVGLAAGAGIEKVGRYTSQGAGDASTEIMPGKEMPDPLGDLKIGAYAKWEVDIWKKLRNSKKAAVSRYLATVEGKNFVITNLIAEVADSYYELLALDNQLEIVKQNITLQSNALEIVKIQKEASRATELAVQKFQAEVMASKSMEFDILQNIKETENKINFLLGQYPQEIKRDKANFASLVPSAVNSGIPSQLLANRPDIKQAELELEAAKLDVKTARAEFYPSLDITAGIGFNAFKPSYLFTLPESLLYSFAGDIAAPLINRNALKAEYSSANARQIQALYNYERTILNAYIEVANQLSKINNLEKSYDLKSQQVDALNRSIDVAGDLFKSARVDYFEVLMTQRDALESKLELIETKKEQLNASVYVYRDLGGGWK; this is translated from the coding sequence ATGATAATCATGCAGTATAATAAGTCATTTAAATATATTGTCCCGCTAGGTATCTGCCTAGCGGTGGCAAGCTGTACACCGGTTCTTTCGCCTTTGGCAGAGAAAAAAGCCGTGCCGCAGTCTTTCGATAAAAGTACCGATACAACTAATATTTCTGCCACACCGTGGAGAACTTATTTTAAAGATCCAAACTTGGTAAATCTGATTGATACTGCTCTGAAAAATAATCAGGAGTTACAGATTACCCTGCAGGAAATTGAAATTGCCAAAAATGATATCCGTGTAAAAAAAGGACTGTTGCTGCCACAGGTTGGACTAGCAGCAGGAGCAGGAATTGAAAAAGTAGGACGTTACACGAGTCAGGGTGCTGGTGATGCTTCGACCGAAATCATGCCTGGAAAAGAAATGCCGGATCCATTAGGGGATCTTAAAATTGGAGCTTACGCAAAATGGGAAGTAGATATCTGGAAAAAACTGCGCAATTCTAAAAAAGCTGCAGTAAGCCGTTATTTAGCAACAGTTGAAGGTAAAAACTTTGTGATTACCAATCTTATTGCCGAGGTTGCCGATTCGTATTATGAATTATTAGCCTTAGACAATCAGTTGGAGATTGTAAAGCAGAATATTACTTTGCAGAGCAATGCGCTGGAGATTGTTAAAATCCAGAAAGAAGCTTCGAGAGCAACAGAATTAGCGGTTCAGAAATTTCAGGCTGAGGTGATGGCTTCGAAAAGCATGGAGTTTGATATTCTTCAGAACATAAAAGAGACGGAGAATAAAATCAATTTCCTGCTAGGGCAGTATCCGCAGGAAATAAAGAGAGACAAAGCTAACTTTGCCAGTTTAGTGCCATCGGCAGTAAATTCAGGAATTCCGTCACAATTGCTGGCCAATCGTCCTGATATTAAACAAGCCGAATTGGAACTTGAAGCTGCAAAACTCGATGTGAAAACAGCCCGTGCCGAGTTTTATCCATCACTTGATATTACTGCTGGAATAGGATTTAACGCCTTTAAACCATCTTATCTGTTTACGCTTCCGGAGTCGTTATTGTACTCATTCGCTGGAGATATTGCAGCTCCTCTGATTAATAGAAATGCCTTGAAAGCGGAGTACAGCTCTGCCAATGCAAGACAAATTCAGGCTTTGTATAATTATGAGCGTACGATTTTGAATGCTTATATCGAAGTTGCCAATCAGCTTTCTAAAATCAATAATTTAGAAAAAAGCTATGATTTAAAATCACAGCAGGTTGATGCTTTGAACCGTTCGATTGATGTGGCAGGAGATTTGTTCAAGTCGGCCAGAGTCGATTATTTTGAAGTTTTAATGACACAGCGCGATGCTTTAGAATCAAAACTTGAACTAATTGAGACCAAAAAAGAACAGCTTAATGCTTCTGTATATGTGTACAGAGACTTAGGCGGAGGATGGAAATAA